The genomic region GAGCGCAGGTGCTGGACTTCTTTGTGCAGGCGCAACAGCTCGTCGGTGGGGTCTTCGGCGGTGCGGCTGGGCTGGACGCCGCGGGCCTTGCGGGCGGCGTAGACCCAGTTCTTCAGCGTCGCCCGGCTGATCCCGAGGTCCACGGCGATCGGGGAGAACGAGGCGCCTGTGGTGTCCTCATAGAGTCGGACCGCGTCCGTCTTGAACTCATCGGTGTAGGTGTTCTTCGCCCATGGTGGTTTCTCGCATTCTCCGGCCCATTTTGGGCCGGGGTCAGCGTGTTCACCAAACAGGGGACGGCCCCGTAGTCTTGCTGGTGGGACTGTTTGTTTGGTTTTTCTTCACACATTAATCGAAACAGGCAGTCCCCTTTTTATGTCCCCGCGACACGCCCCAGAGCGGCGATCGGACTGCGAGCGCTAAACCCCTATGAATAAGCCTCAATCCCCACAGGGCGCTCATGATGTTTATCCGGTGGCAGTCATGCCCCGTGTCTTGGCTTGGTGAGAATTAGCAGTTGTTCTCGTTGGCGTCTTGGCGTTGTTTGAATCGTTGTGCCAGGCGTTTGCCGTGGGTGAGTTCTCGAATGGTGTCTTCGCTATCGAAATTCGATCCGAGAGCACCCGCAACGGTGCCCATCGAGGCGCTGAGCCAGGCGATATCAACGTAGTTCCCGAGGGAGGCTTCCGCACCGATTTTCGATGACATGAATCCGGATTCGATGACACCTATTTCCCCGATGAGAATGCCGATAAATAGTACCAGGTAGAGCAAGATGACCGACAGCAGGAGAGTGGCCACGGTGGAGGCGTTATACATGGCGGCTTCGGTCAGGTCGCCTAGTTTTCGTGAATGTTCCCACAACCTGTTGGCACCGATCAG from Corynebacterium ammoniagenes DSM 20306 harbors:
- a CDS encoding transposase, whose product is MFGEHADPGPKWAGECEKPPWAKNTYTDEFKTDAVRLYEDTTGASFSPIAVDLGISRATLKNWVYAARKARGVQPSRTAEDPTDELLRLHKEVQHLRSETQKLPTERDILLPRPRNISRERRPGRAASDSLMTTETSIRSSGCAKS